AGAATATCTGCAAATGAAAACAACCGTTAACTGGAAAATCAATTGGCTGTTGCTCATTATCAGGTACATGACAGCTATCTACTACATTGCAGAAGCGAGAATATGTAAACGACAACAATAAATTAAACATAACGTGATCAAACAGCTCGGGCTACCTTAGGCACACAATCCATAGGGAATCAAACAATCCATAGGGAATCAAGGATAACAAAGATGATAGTTTCCCCTTTTTTGTTATCTTATCATTTCTGGcaacaaagaaaaagatatcTTGTGCTTGAAAGACGAAAGTTTGCAACTTTAAAAAGCTCAAAAGAGCAATAACAAGTATAGATGCAAACGCAAGGGATACCGAATGACTCCCAGCACCTAGAAGATTCTATCCAATGACCAAAGCCTCACAAAACTGTGAGCTTGGGTGTAACTCATGCAGCCATGCCTCTGGAActtaaatttgatcttcaactAAGAGCTATTGTCAAAGTTTCTTAGGTATCCCTGGTCCTTTCTTTTTAAATTCACCATATGGCTATAATACTCGATGTGATTTAATAATAAAAGCTATCTGCCTGATTTTCAGAGTTCACAACTAAACCTGATCGTATGCTGGGCACCACACTAATTTCTAGTTTATTTTCTTGTCAATCTTCATATCAAGCCAATTCAGAATATCACAAAATCCAACTAGGCATGTCATGCGATCATGCGTACTCGCGACAGTAAGCACCGGAGGGTTGTACTTGCTTGACATGAGACATTAGATTTCTACCACAGAACGATAAAATGAAACATTCTCAATTGATAGTGCTAAGATCCAAACATTAGGTAACGTTTTCCTCAAGCTTAGTTGCAAACAGAAGGATATTCTCCAAGGCAAGGTCAAACTCGAATGGTCGGCAAATTCAATAGAATCCATTTAAACTTATTATAAGGTTGCCTAACTTGCAAGCAAATATTGCGATGTAACAGTTGATCAACTTAACAACTAGTCATCATTTTGATAGAATGAAACTAACGATCGCATAAGGTCAAAGCAATGACTCGAATAATATAATAGCCATCTAATTTTTGATCTTCCATATGAAGAAAGCAGGAATTCACACCAAGACATTAGTTCCATACTAACCCAATTACTGAAAACTAAAGATCGCGGAAAATACTAATACAAAGTTAAAAGACGAGATCGGTACCTAAACAGATATGGCCATTGCTGTAAATGTGAGGATGCAGAGGAGCCGGAGGGACAAAAATCACCTGAATACATCAGTAATTTAAGCGAAAACTTTAAATATTAATCGAGCATTATCGGCTACTAAATTACTTATCGTTCTGTTTTCGTCAAGTTTTCGAAACCCTAACAACTACAACTCTAGAACCAAACAGTAGGTATGCTTACTTAAATGGTTTGAACCCAATAATCAATTCTTCAGTTTCGAAACaaatttctcagcaaccaaacagaatcAAGAGAAAACCAAAAGTTAAATTCAGAATCTTATGGACCTGTGGTGCTTCCATGGGATAATGCTCGGGGAAATCGACTTGGAGCTGATAAATTTCGTTAGCGTATAGAGTTCCCGGGGCTCCGGTGACTTCGATGACCCATCTTCACACcaaaattcaaagaaattaacattTATCACAAAATTAATCGCAAACAAAAGAGATATTAAcactaaattaaatataaagaaATTGGAATGGAACCTCTGAAGATTATCGGTGACTTTGTGCTTGAAACCTGCCGGAGGATTCACCTGCCACTCCACCAGCTCTTTCTGCAGCCGATTGCAGGCGATCTTGCTTAAGGCCTACGCACCCAAAAAATTCCATTAAaaacgataaaaaaaaaaaaaaaagtaaaaacaatttaaaattgtATATACAGAGAGAAGTAAACCTTGCGTGAAGTGGCGGAGGAGCTCGTCATCGCTTCCTAAGCaagtgagagagaaagaggcgGACGGCAGAGACGGCGGATTCGAGTGCTCCTTCCTACCCTCCTTCCTCGGCTATCCTTTACTCTCAATTTTCTCTGAAAATtccagaaattattttaattttctagacaataaaaaatatacattttagCAAAAAGGTATCCACGCGCGTGATAGTAGTCGGCAATCTCATCAGAAATATCTCCGGGGGACCCACTGCTGCACTAGAAGCTTTTGGAGGTTTCCGGTTTTGCCACGTTGATAATATTTGATCACGGAATCCGCTTGTTCGTTCgctcctttttttttagtattgGTGCAGGTCGTTGCcgtcgttttttatttttaatttccacaagcaaaaaattattctcccaccaaaaaaataataatgtcaaTTTAGAAAAAGTCACACCAAATTGAACACGGGGGTCGTCTAATTAatcttataaatttataattagtAGTTTAATTAGTTTGTTGTTTTAACAAATATTATGACTGGTTTTGCAACGTTGGGATCTTAACAATTGAGTCATTATTTAAGCCAGAATATTCTCGtcggatcctttttgtgaggattttagggatcctccaatcacatcggttcatcgtgcggtcagaaatcattgtaaatttttttatttaaatttgaatataaacagtacctgacaaaaactggccgcacgatgtacgatgaaaaTATGTGATTGGATGATCAtcgggatcctcacaaaaatgattcgatgaggatcctctctcttATCTAAATTATATAATTAGGTAGATTTGGTGGAGTAATATAGTTGGATTATATATCTGGTGCAAACTGTGTGGTAATTGAGGAAATTGGCAATTTAAAAGGTTTTAACACAAACCTAtgaatttgtgattttttttattttcgatTGTAATTGAGTAATATAATGATGTTATTGTTGTATACATTACGCGCCAAGTTTTTATTGGTGTGTCATATTGGCAAATCTAGAAATTATACATCATGGGATTCTAGTGTCAAGgtcaaaacctttttttttttaacagaaataTTGAATTTCAACCAAGTTATGTTAGCAATGCATTTCGTTAAGTATGTCGAGCCATGCAATATATGTCGAGCAATGATAGGTCTCATACCAAACCGCTATGTGCTCTCCAAAAACCCTTTtaagatgattttttattttttttgctttatgTATGTTTTCAGAACCAATTGTTGTCTAATTAAATTCGTTATTGGTTGGTGATCATATATCTTTCCTAGAGTTGAATTTATTCAaacttttttattaaagtttatTTAAATCTTAGAAGGCATTTATAAACGACTTAATTGCTCAACTCAATTCAAATTGATTTCTCATCTCTTAAATATAAGGCCcaaaatttctttaaaaaaagaagaagaaaaaggtcccaaatttttgttaattatggcatttgttaaatgatgatggaTCTTCATACCAAAAAAGGAAAGTTATTGACGGATATTAACATCTAATTTAAGCTTTTCCAGGTTTACAAAAATCATAAATAGTTACCAAAACAAGTAAGAGCTAAAAGTGTAATTTCATACGCGCGAATGGCGGGACCACAATTCAGAGTTAACGGACCGTAATGCCGTCGTTACTCGTTAGCGTATTCCAAAACGCACCGTGTGGCCCTCCGACAAGACAACCAAGCTACTGACTACGAGGCTACAGGGGTTCGAGTAAACTACACACGTGAGTTGGCCACTTCCACGTTTTCCACCTACAACCTTTTATTTTCCGAATTTAAAAACATGAATGCGGAAATATTGCATAATACCGCCCCTATATTTTCTATTTCATGCAAATCACATCaagtttgtttgtaccatacttaatcaatctcaaaactactgagcaccggtcaacggtATACCGTtaaggatccagaagagtttccctcaaaccaggaggcaaatcatagcgcgacacatgtcgacattagaagccaatcacaacacgacacgtgtcaatgtcaaaacaaaactagaaactctcttcaataaaaggagatcattctcccacaatatttccaaatgtcatttctactaaatcattcactagtactcactaaaggagagcttgaacctatgtacttgtgtaaacccttcacaattaatgagaactcctctactccgtggatgtagccaatctgggtgaaccacatacatcttgtgtttgcttccctgtctctatccatttacatacttattcgtactagtgaccggagcaatctagcgaagatcacaaacttaacactttcggttgtaccaaagttcttattaattttgtacatcaacaaacTCTAAAATATATTCACAATCAACCACTTGTACTTCATGCCCCTTGACAATTTGGCACCTTCCTCTGATGTTCATATTTTTATCAAATAATGATCATATCACGTTCAAGATGGCCCTTTTTCAAAAAACATCCACGACATTTATCATGCGTGTAAAGGTATGAGAATTATTAAGGCTATCTTCAAGGAGTTCACAAACTCAAAAAGTTAAAATCTTGTCCCTACACTTTCTCTAATACATGAATTTTAGGGGGCTAAAAAGTTTGATTTTAATGTTAGGTCGGGGTAAGTGTTGAGTCAGGGACAGATTGATACGCGAAGAGTGTGAAGCAAACCTCCCACATGTCAAAAAAAGACGTAAACGTAAAAAGTCACATTGGTTGGAGTTGAAAGATAAAAAATGGCCACAACCAAGCCTTGAGTTGGATCATTAGATCATCGACTCACTACTCACATTGAAATTGTTTGTGACTTGCATTTAACCACCTGTATGCACAACATGTGTGatgttttattattaaaaaaaaaacatctttgTACAGTTACTAGTGTAACCATCTCATTATTAACTCAAGCGTTATGAGTTTGAAACTTCACCTCCCTAAATTTATGTAACAGTTTCAAACTCTTCTCATTCTCGTAATGATATTTAAATATCAATTATATATTGTATTTGTTTCGTCAAGTTTCCGACATCGGCTACACTACGATTGTCACACAACCTAAGTTTAGGTGattaaagtaaaataaaaatatatatactcaGGTGAaaatttcacccaaaaaaaaaaaaaagaagaaaaagtccTATACTTGCAATTTACCAAACGGTGGTTACCAGTTAGGCATTAGCGTAACGACGTTTGATTGAACCCTCTTAAGCAAACCACCACCACCCGCCACCCCTCACCCGCCACCACCACCCACATTCCACtccccaactctctctctctctctctctctctctactctgtcttcttcaagaactttcttcctctgtttttttttcttcttgtgctAGCGTATACATATGGCCAAACCAATATTTCCATTTAAAATAACAATGCTGT
Above is a window of Malus sylvestris chromosome 15, drMalSylv7.2, whole genome shotgun sequence DNA encoding:
- the LOC126602547 gene encoding probable ubiquitin-conjugating enzyme E2 18; the protein is MTSSSATSRKALSKIACNRLQKELVEWQVNPPAGFKHKVTDNLQRWVIEVTGAPGTLYANEIYQLQVDFPEHYPMEAPQVIFVPPAPLHPHIYSNGHICLDILYDSWSPAMTVSSICISILSMLSSSTVKQRPADNDRYVKNCRNGRSPKETRWWFHDDKV